From Vagococcus jeotgali, one genomic window encodes:
- the hpt gene encoding hypoxanthine phosphoribosyltransferase — protein sequence MLENDIEKTFYSQEEIHERVSALGHTISQDYKDKYPLVVGVLKGAVPFLSDLVRAMDIHMEMDFMDVSSYGNATVSSGEVRILKDLSTNVEGRHILLVEDIIDSGRTLKYLVEMLKHRKAASVKIVTMLDKPEGRVVDMSADYVGFDVPNEFVVGYGLDYAEDYRNLPYIGVLKPEIYENA from the coding sequence ATGCTAGAAAACGATATCGAAAAAACATTTTATTCACAAGAAGAGATTCATGAGCGAGTGAGTGCTTTAGGTCATACAATTAGTCAGGATTATAAAGACAAATACCCATTAGTAGTCGGTGTATTAAAAGGGGCAGTACCTTTTCTTTCTGATTTAGTTCGTGCTATGGATATTCATATGGAAATGGACTTTATGGATGTGTCCAGTTATGGAAATGCTACAGTCTCTTCAGGAGAAGTTCGTATTTTAAAAGACTTAAGTACAAACGTTGAAGGCCGACATATTTTATTAGTCGAAGACATTATTGATAGTGGACGTACATTGAAATATTTAGTTGAGATGTTAAAGCATAGAAAAGCAGCTTCTGTTAAAATTGTTACTATGTTAGATAAGCCAGAAGGTCGTGTTGTAGACATGTCAGCTGATTATGTAGGCTTTGACGTACCGAACGAATTTGTAGTTGGTTATGGATTAGATTATGCAGAAGATTACCGTAATCTACCATATATCGGTGTACTTAAACCTGAAATATATGAAAATGCTTAA
- the tilS gene encoding tRNA lysidine(34) synthetase TilS gives MNKIAESWLEKYNWTHQTRLVIGVSGGVDSMVLLSILLSLPKKERPRITVAHINHQLRRESDAEEVFVRVFCAEHGVGFTGVKWHDGPNLTHSVEALAREFRYNFFEKVMRETKSTVLLTAHHQGDHVETILMRLIQGSQLESLGGIIETREFGDGLLIRPLLHLNKQNLYALAKTYDIPFMEDVTNQQTTYFRNRIRHTILPLLEEENPQFSDGLSRLSKEALCQKEALDELMRPVYQTCVKESDEEWLIDLNEFYQLSPALQSQLNDLVCQVFHHKTGVLIGYLKKELLLSTMKNLASFKQIDLGQEWVGEKNYQKFKIMKKEVFPLLYTPIFLTVNQGDYLSETEWIGLFDERSMIIPEFDDTWIEEKIEYQHTKNHRIQIRKREDGDKFVYNQQGQTKKVSRFFIDEKIPVKKRQESWIVLDEKSNVLWVLPFRKSYLSIPRETDKIQYKLVYFKKKDE, from the coding sequence ATGAACAAAATAGCCGAATCATGGCTTGAAAAATATAACTGGACGCATCAAACTCGTCTTGTTATAGGTGTGTCTGGTGGAGTGGATTCTATGGTGTTATTAAGTATATTATTATCTTTACCTAAAAAAGAGCGGCCAAGAATCACAGTTGCTCATATAAATCACCAATTAAGAAGAGAGTCAGATGCTGAAGAGGTATTTGTCCGTGTATTTTGTGCTGAGCACGGGGTAGGTTTTACGGGTGTAAAGTGGCATGATGGTCCAAATTTGACTCATTCAGTCGAAGCTTTAGCGAGAGAATTTAGATATAATTTCTTTGAAAAAGTTATGAGAGAGACTAAAAGTACTGTGTTATTAACTGCACATCACCAAGGTGATCATGTGGAGACAATCTTAATGCGTCTGATTCAAGGAAGTCAGCTAGAATCTTTAGGTGGGATTATTGAGACTCGTGAATTTGGTGATGGTCTATTAATCAGACCCTTACTTCATCTAAATAAGCAAAACCTCTATGCTTTAGCTAAAACTTATGATATCCCTTTTATGGAAGATGTGACTAATCAGCAGACCACTTATTTTAGAAATAGAATAAGACACACTATTTTACCTTTACTAGAGGAAGAAAACCCTCAATTTAGTGATGGTCTATCTCGTTTATCTAAAGAAGCCCTATGTCAGAAAGAGGCTTTAGATGAATTAATGAGACCTGTTTATCAAACTTGTGTGAAAGAAAGCGATGAGGAGTGGCTCATAGATTTAAATGAATTTTATCAATTGTCACCTGCTTTACAATCCCAACTAAATGACTTAGTTTGCCAAGTATTTCATCATAAAACAGGAGTCTTGATTGGGTATTTAAAAAAAGAGTTACTACTATCGACAATGAAAAATCTTGCTTCATTTAAGCAGATTGATTTAGGCCAAGAGTGGGTGGGGGAAAAAAATTATCAAAAATTTAAAATTATGAAAAAAGAGGTGTTTCCTCTTTTATATACCCCAATATTTTTGACAGTCAATCAGGGTGATTATTTATCAGAAACAGAGTGGATTGGGCTTTTTGATGAGAGGAGTATGATAATCCCGGAATTCGATGATACTTGGATAGAGGAAAAAATAGAGTATCAACATACAAAAAACCATCGTATTCAGATCAGAAAACGTGAAGATGGTGATAAATTCGTATATAATCAACAAGGTCAGACAAAAAAGGTATCACGTTTTTTTATTGATGAAAAAATACCCGTGAAAAAGCGTCAAGAAAGTTGGATTGTACTAGACGAAAAAAGTAATGTCTTATGGGTGTTACCTTTTCGAAAATCTTATTTGAGTATTCCTAGGGAAACTGATAAAATACAATATAAGCTTGTCTATTTTAAGAAAAAAGACGAGTAA
- a CDS encoding S1 domain-containing RNA-binding protein, translating into MSIEVGAKLPGKISGITNFGAFVDLGEGKTGLVHISEVSNSFVKDINDVLKVGDDTEVKVMSIGDDGKIGLSIKRVNEEERPKESGRKDFKRSSSNYQSDRGNKGFDRGNRGNDRNRQSRTTQAPVQKKESFDNLMTNFLKDSDDRLSTLKRSTEGKRGGRGGRRN; encoded by the coding sequence ATGTCAATCGAAGTAGGGGCAAAGTTACCAGGTAAAATTTCAGGTATCACTAATTTTGGAGCATTTGTTGATTTAGGTGAAGGAAAAACTGGGTTAGTTCATATTAGTGAAGTATCAAATAGTTTTGTTAAAGATATCAACGATGTATTAAAAGTTGGGGATGATACAGAAGTTAAAGTGATGAGTATTGGTGACGATGGTAAAATCGGCTTATCAATCAAGCGCGTTAACGAAGAAGAACGCCCTAAAGAAAGTGGCCGCAAAGACTTCAAACGCTCATCAAGTAATTATCAATCTGATCGTGGTAACAAAGGTTTTGACCGAGGTAATCGTGGTAATGACCGAAATCGTCAATCACGTACAACACAAGCACCTGTACAGAAAAAAGAGAGTTTTGACAATTTGATGACAAATTTCTTGAAAGATAGTGATGATCGACTAAGTACACTAAAACGTAGCACTGAAGGTAAACGCGGTGGACGTGGCGGACGTCGTAATTAA
- a CDS encoding FtsB family cell division protein: protein MSWYNDGVHRKRMGVHRGMKDKQKIIAIENREEQTPSGLEKTKRQQKQIIFRRRRLTIMFIVAFALFTFMGVSLFRNGQHLLKLQDTKQEVKQEFEAAKVQKKDLTDEVTLLNDKEYVEKIARAKYFYSKEDEQVYSVPELNGTKKN from the coding sequence ATGAGTTGGTATAATGATGGTGTTCATAGAAAAAGAATGGGAGTCCATCGTGGAATGAAAGACAAACAAAAAATTATTGCGATTGAAAATCGCGAAGAACAGACACCGTCTGGCTTAGAAAAAACTAAACGTCAACAAAAACAGATTATTTTTAGACGTCGTCGCTTAACGATTATGTTTATTGTAGCTTTTGCTTTGTTCACATTCATGGGAGTTAGCCTATTTCGTAACGGACAACATCTTTTGAAATTACAAGACACTAAACAAGAAGTTAAACAAGAATTTGAAGCCGCTAAGGTGCAAAAGAAAGATTTAACTGATGAAGTGACTTTATTAAATGATAAAGAATATGTTGAAAAAATTGCACGTGCGAAGTACTTTTATTCAAAAGAAGACGAGCAAGTGTATAGTGTACCTGAATTAAATGGTACCAAGAAAAATTAG
- a CDS encoding RNA-binding S4 domain-containing protein, translating to MRLDKYLKVSRIIKRRSVAKEVADKGRIQVNNKLAKSSTDVKAGDIITIMFGNKILEVKVTELRDTTKKDEAKDLYEILSEKRVDSAETP from the coding sequence ATGCGTTTAGATAAATATTTAAAAGTGTCGCGTATTATTAAAAGAAGATCTGTGGCAAAAGAAGTAGCAGATAAGGGGCGTATTCAAGTTAATAATAAGCTAGCCAAATCATCAACTGATGTTAAAGCAGGAGATATTATTACGATTATGTTTGGAAATAAAATATTAGAAGTAAAAGTGACAGAGCTAAGAGACACAACGAAAAAAGATGAAGCAAAAGATTTATATGAAATCTTGAGTGAAAAACGTGTTGATAGCGCAGAAACTCCGTAA
- a CDS encoding putative polysaccharide biosynthesis protein, translated as MNKLQMEKKLLKGTMILTATSFIVKLLSAIYRVPFQNLVGDEGFYVYQQVYPIYGIAMTLALSGMPIYLSKLLASETLPGEKLDVLKQFFWYLSVFSISLFALLFFGAKQVAMLMGDVQLTPLIQVVSIVFLFVPFLSTTRGYFQGELNMIPTATSQLVEQGIRVTVILFGGYLFTTKSLTVYQVGSMATSGAIIGGFCASFVLLYYVRKQISFSQVLTRPKLTQPDLLKRMIIEGGTLCLFSAYLVVFQLIDSFTVKKYLVYQGMPDLAAKIAKGVFDRGQPLVQLGLVVAVSMTATFMPTLTHYFSNREKSAYYQTVTSYIRVSLTIALAAGVGLSLLMPFINTTLFSDNQGSLTLSLFVLSVTLVSMIQTYQTIYQSQNRVKYQLLAALFGLLLKMVLTPVLTFYFGTVGSSFSTLLSLVGCLIILHHFLNRGKEKLQVGRVFLLKLTGSILVMVFGILLYRVGVSYVLRTDTHRLLSLMITLLGVVIGFILYLLCLIKCKIFNEDEWNMLPFGHKIINKFYKKEG; from the coding sequence ATGAATAAGTTACAGATGGAGAAAAAATTATTAAAGGGAACGATGATTTTAACAGCGACTTCTTTTATAGTGAAACTCTTAAGTGCTATCTACCGAGTCCCTTTTCAAAATCTTGTTGGTGATGAAGGGTTTTATGTTTATCAACAAGTCTACCCTATATACGGAATAGCCATGACTTTGGCTTTATCTGGTATGCCCATTTATTTGTCAAAATTATTAGCTAGTGAAACCTTACCAGGTGAGAAACTAGATGTATTAAAACAATTTTTTTGGTATTTAAGTGTTTTTTCTATTAGTTTATTTGCTCTATTATTTTTTGGAGCTAAACAAGTGGCGATGTTAATGGGGGATGTACAATTGACGCCGTTGATTCAAGTGGTGTCTATTGTCTTTTTATTTGTTCCCTTCCTCTCAACAACTAGAGGTTATTTTCAAGGTGAATTAAACATGATACCAACAGCTACCTCTCAATTAGTTGAACAAGGTATTCGGGTGACGGTGATTTTATTTGGTGGGTATTTGTTTACGACTAAATCTTTAACAGTCTACCAAGTTGGAAGTATGGCAACGAGTGGAGCGATTATTGGTGGTTTTTGTGCATCTTTTGTTTTACTTTATTATGTTAGAAAACAAATAAGTTTCTCCCAAGTACTTACTCGTCCTAAGCTGACACAACCTGATTTATTAAAACGGATGATCATTGAAGGTGGTACTTTATGTTTGTTTAGTGCCTACTTAGTAGTATTTCAGTTAATTGATTCATTTACTGTCAAAAAATATTTAGTTTATCAAGGCATGCCAGATTTGGCAGCAAAAATTGCTAAAGGGGTATTTGATAGAGGCCAACCCTTAGTTCAACTTGGTTTAGTCGTAGCAGTCTCCATGACAGCTACCTTTATGCCAACATTAACTCATTATTTTTCAAATAGAGAAAAAAGTGCTTATTATCAAACAGTAACTTCCTATATTAGGGTCTCATTAACCATTGCTTTAGCAGCTGGAGTGGGGTTGTCGTTACTTATGCCTTTTATTAATACAACCCTGTTTAGTGATAATCAAGGAAGTTTAACGCTATCTTTATTTGTTTTATCTGTTACTTTAGTCTCCATGATTCAAACTTATCAAACGATCTACCAAAGTCAAAATAGAGTAAAATATCAGTTGTTAGCTGCTTTATTTGGTTTATTATTAAAGATGGTGTTGACACCTGTCCTAACATTTTATTTTGGAACAGTTGGTTCAAGTTTTAGTACCTTGCTGAGTTTAGTTGGCTGTCTAATTATTTTGCATCACTTTTTAAACCGGGGGAAAGAGAAATTACAAGTGGGGCGTGTCTTTTTACTGAAATTAACAGGTAGTATTCTAGTGATGGTATTTGGGATCTTGCTTTATCGTGTTGGTGTGAGTTACGTGCTAAGAACTGATACTCACCGTCTATTATCTTTAATGATCACCTTACTTGGTGTTGTTATCGGTTTTATATTATATTTACTTTGCCTAATTAAGTGTAAAATATTTAACGAAGATGAGTGGAATATGTTACCATTTGGACATAAGATTATAAATAAGTTTTATAAGAAAGAGGGATAA